The Serinus canaria isolate serCan28SL12 chromosome 2, serCan2020, whole genome shotgun sequence genomic interval GAGTATGATAATATTGTACACGGAGCTCTTCAGAAGAAGGATGATGTATACTAAATATGCTGTCTTGTGCATTAACTGATCTGTAACAAATAGAAGAGAGAAAAGTCTTGTTCAATGTCAACATTGTATAGCATCCTAAAAAATGGATAGAAATGGAACAATGCAGTCAGTTTACTCCTGCAATTACATTGACACCAGTGCACAGCATAAACACATACAAAATCTGTTCTGTTCTTTAAACAGGTTTGCATTGCTAATGAGTTCTAGACCTAGTGAGCTTCTTAGCACTAAACTGACTCAGTGTCACTGGGTTATACTTCCTTGTAAAGACAAAAGCATAACTGTAGTGCTTCCAGCACTTAGTATGATGTTTGTTTAATTCCTTTTGTGTTGTATTTATTGAAGATAACTGCTCATGATTCTTCCTAAATAGCATTCTGTCAGAAACCAGGACATTCCAGCAACATGAAACCCAAGActactcaagaaaaaaataattatttgtccAAAGTTCTGGGCAATTGCTAGGCTGATGTAGCATCAGCTGAAGTGTTTAACTACTCCAAGTGTTTAAAAACTTGGTGGTGCTTAATGCAGGCTAATAATCTAGTAGCTCAAACAGCATCTGTAACATCTTAATAAAGCTACCTAATAAAGGTAGGGGAGCCCCTTATAAGAAGTTACTTCAGAGTAGTGGTGAAAGGTTTTTGAGTTGCCAACCCCAGACTTGAAAGAATTCCTGCATACTACTAAGAAAGATAATTTTGGTGATGTCCAGATCATATGCAGCAATATCTAACTCTTGCATGACATGAATCACTTTTCTACCTTTTAACACATTAAATTACCTCTATTAAAAATGGTTCTGCAGTCCTCTTCCTGAGGAGAAGTCTTCACAGAAGCTACTGGAAAGAGAGTTTAAATGCCCCAGTTAGGCTTTTCTTTAACTTTAAGAAACATTAATTGAtaaataggggaaaaaagaggctGTACAGGAACAAGGctgggaaaacaggaatttagtattaaataaaaaaaaccagagcCTTAAGATGAGTCTGCAAAGCAGATATTCACAAGATATTAATTTGCAAAGAGAATTTGAAGAGGCAAAATGCTCAAAGAAGTGTTTGGGTATTTATTGATATAAGTGGGAGAAGTATCTTTGCCCTTTCAGGAATGTGTCCATTAGGCTGTTCCTTAGCAAAGTCTCTTTTATTTGGAACAGTAGTCAGTTTGACCACCTGACCTTGTCAGTGAAGAAGCTGAAGTCCATTTGCCTTCACAAACTACTGTTCTCAGAAATGAAGAATaatttgtgttggaagagacttcagttaatatattaatattttagtggtttttcaacagaaaagaaTAATATTGAGGAGAGTATGATCTTAACTTTCCCTACTGGGAATCTTggctctggtttttttcctctaaaatacatccttttttttcttgaagaaaattaGAGTTTGTTCTTGGTTATGTTGTTTGAATGCATTGATACAAGCATTAAAGACATTTATATTGCTTCTCTAAATACATCCTCCATCTAAATAAGCTTAAAGTATATTTTTGtcagaatatattttgaaagttGAAACAGAATTGTTGTTTATAGCCATGCTCTCACTCACTGGAATTAGGTTAATTTATAGCAAGTTAAGCAGAGATGGGTATGGAGAGAAGATTAATCTAAACCAATTTAGACCACTTTTCTTATAGATTATTTAAACGATTTtcatatataaatgtataagttaatttttctttaaagttgcATTGTCTTTCAGATTTGGCTTTGCATAATCAATCTTTccacaattaaaaacaaaatcttatttttatacATTGCAGTTAATTTACTGCTTCTGGATTTTAAACTTGTTCTCAGTAACCTTATTTTTATCTTAGTTTTTATAGCTGTGACTAATGTCAGGGGGTGTCAGAGGGACTTAGACCTGTAAGCTATGAGAGGTAATACCGTTTTCAGAAACTTCTGTAATATGGAAAGTAATAGACATGTTTTAGTGCAGATCTGTTGGACCTGTGCTATTTTACATATGATGAGGGTCACTACTTTAAAATAactattatttttctgttacaaTGGGGTGCTTACTTGGGGACCATAACACAGGCTGAGTtacttttcccaggaaaacttGTGGTAGTTTCTCCAATTATGTACTTTAGCTATTGTGCCTAGGAGCACAGATGTCTTCATCAATAATAGAAAGCATTATTACTGtaattgtaaagaaaaattatgtttataaTAGCACACCACATAACATTTTTAACACATAACATTTTTAACATGGAATATACCTTGTGTTGGCAGTGAAGTACTTTCCTCTTCATGCTCATATTTGCAGTAGTATTTCTTGTCTTCActctctgctggcacagttaaCCAACTGGCAATTGTGTATTCATCCTCTTTTGTGGACTTCCAAGTATCACCTTTTACTACATTGTCTGTTACCTCCTTTTCGTCTTCAGTCCATGTCACCCTAATAACTTCTGGGTAGAATTTCTCAATAAAGCAAACATACATTATCTGATTTGCATGTTTTTTCTGCAGGATTTCAGAGTTTTTTGGGGGAGAACTCCTTTTTTCTGGATGGTTAttgatgaagaaaattaacaaaacagAGTTGGAAGATTAGTAGTGTACACCCAATAAATACAAATTCTGAAGAGCAACAAAATAAATGCCTAATTAACAAATATTATTACACTTGTAACAAATATAAATGCTCTTTTGAGAAACATTAAGCAACTGAAATACTGTTGAATATGTCAATAGCTGTTAATGTCACTTAAAACTGAGTTAGAAATCTTTAGGTGGCTACACAAGTGCCTATATCCCACAACCTTCCAAGCAGTACTGCTGTCAGAAAGTGTATTGGACTGTTCAAGTCTCTGACAATTATTAAATAATAGTAATATTTCCTGAACAAGCTTCATTTATTCAAGAAGAGGAATTTATTATTGCTTTACAATATTTATGCAAAAACAAGTATTGTCCACAGAATATTAAACATAGACTACCTACCTTTAAAATCTTAGCAGTCTTATGACCCCGGTATAAGTCCCCACTGCTATATAATGAACATCTGCTACatctattaattttttaaaagccagtaTTAATTCTGTGATACTTTTTAGGGCACGAGGGAAGGGAAGATAACAATGATTGCTCTGTTTTTAAGTCATTCCATGTATTTGCCAGGTGAAGATATTTATCAAGACAGGAAAATGGAATCACAAAATGTCCTAGACACCAAAGGTTGGCAGTGCTATTCTGCCATAGTAGATCTGTTTAAATGATTTGTCgttctgattttttaagattttctgagccttctgatgtttacaatcttgtaacaaactttctcacacactttctgtaaataacctatggttttgctttcttttatggaggaggagaaatttgatggactgttggtttgtccagtgtcactggagaggtggcaatTTCACCCTCTAATCCACTGTCCCTTttagaaatctataaatgttacagtcaaaaaacaaactttccttttttcaccttAAGAACAACAGTGTGTGCACTCATGTTGTTTCATGTTCTATAGTGACAATGATTGAattaaaacatctgaaaatttaaaactaaaacaaaactaaagcaGAAGAACATGCTATAGCAGGAGAACATTGTCACACCTAAACAGTATATCTAGCCAGACTTGTCTGCACAGACGTTGTGCTTTTGGAAAAATGCTCAGTATGAATATagattaatatatttaaaattaaaagagagcTGCTTCCACAAGCTTGTTTTACCTAATCTCCATTTCATTTGCCATAAGCCTGGATGCTCTCTGGACTAGGAGGAGACAAAATCATCCAGATTTTGTCCCCACTGAGATGACATTTTGATATTATTTAAGTGGATAGTAAATTTAAGGGTCTGAATTAGGTAATTGTCAACTTCTGCAGTGAGTGCATAGGCAGTGCTCACAGGCAATAATTTCTGCCTATGCTTAACTACAAGTGAAGGTTGAATAAAgttttcaaaactgatttttgttATGTAGAAAGTACTGCTTAAGACTATTTTTTAAGGCAGCAGAGACATTTTAGACGTTCCCTTATCCCACTTTTTCTCTTGAATTCCTATGTAATTCTCTGCCACTGAATTTGAGTAAGTAGATGCATGGGGTTTGGCTAATCAAGTGGTCTGACTGATTAATGCAAATTTAATGCATTAGGAGAAAATACATTacaataaaatgcatttttgccAAAAAGCTCTCACTTTTCTTTAAATGACCTGGCTGTTCTAGAAAAATTGTCTAAATTGCGTTCTCCCTGAAACAACTTACTGATCCTTTGAAGTATTTCAAACTTGGTGTTTAAAGAGAAAGATTACCaacctacctacctacctacctacctacctacctacctacctacctacctacctacctacctacctaccttCAAAAGAGTGTCTACCTTCCGTATATTaagaattttcttcattttagaCATGACATTAAAATGACAACATGGACTGAGTTATGTTGTACCAGAAATAAAATTGATGACAACTTCATAGTTCTCTAACATTAATTTAGGAGttaattttatcttctgtaTGCATCAGTCCTCCCaaggatgaaaaattaaagtaatttctaAAGGTATCTACTTGTTCCAGAATCATATATATGTTCACGAGATCATGAAGTAGCTCTTGTCTGAATGATACTGCACTCTTCATGAATATTTTAGAGCAAAGcttcattaatatttcagaggtttcttttatattttcaaagtttaGTAAGTTGTTCTAGCCAATTTCAGTACATACAATAGATTAGTTAGACATTATTCTCAGGATATCAAGTTAAAATGGAGCGGTGAGAGAGATTCTTCCAGCTGCTAGTTCATCCTGTTCATTTCAGAGACTTCTGTTATGATGGAATAATTTCCACCTCAGGAATTGCCAATGTCATTCCATTTACTGTAAAAACACCCTTGGTGTGTAGCTTACATGAAACACCTAAATCATACCACAGTGATGAAACACATTGCTTGAATAATTGCTGCTGTGTGCATGCATTGAAGTGTCGCATGTACGTATATGGGTAAACGGATGGCAGTGAAGAACTGAAAGAATTAAGttttctatctatctatctatctatctatctatctatctatctatctatctatctatctatctatctatctacctaTATCTTTTtatgtgagaaaaaaatctttgtatgCATGtctgtgaaaacaaaaggatGAAAACTTGTAGAATTGGCTGTAGGTTTTGATGTATTTTCAGGCTGATCTGCAAAGTCTTTGAAGTCAGCAAGATAGTTGACACTGGCTTGTCTAGGCAAATTATCTGattctttctgaagaattttCAAGTATTGAATTTGCACTCCTCTGTCAGTTTTGATTCAGCTAAACATTGAAAAATGTTGTGTTTTACCTTGTTAAACAGTTTTCTAAGGCAAGTTTAAGAGGTATATAGGTGTCACTTTTACACATAAAATATGGGTATGACCAGACATTTCTTAAGCTAACATTTGTCTTTTCTCTCGTGCAACAATGCAGCGAGTCTGTAAAACACTGTTCGAACTAAATACTGGAGTTAGGGTTCATAACCAATgagctattaaaaaattaagctcaaaatatatttttatatagatTAGCTGTCAAAACTTTTCTTAATGAAACTCCTCTACAGTTTGTTTTTAAGTACCTATAAgtgagatttaaaaataaagtcacTGTGTtcttaaactgaaattttaattctCACTACCTGGATGATCCTACAAAATGGAGTAAATTTGTACTGACACTGAAAGCTCTTCTGTTCCACTCCAAGCCAGTGGGACCTGAAGGCCCTCAGCACATTCGGCGCATAAACAGCATTCTTGTCTTACTTGACAGAGACTTCAGGGATTATAACTGGTAACAATACAGTATAGTCCTGACCTATGGTGAGCCTTTCCAGATACCTAAAGAGCTGTCAGCCCTCTTTCCAAAGCTTTCCCATGAAAAAACTTACTGGAGACAATGAGTTTTGCACCAGAACCAAATACCAAATTCCCTTCCACACTGGTGTACTCCTTTACAGAAACGGCTGTCTCAAGTATGGGATGACATACAAAGGAACCTAGACAAGCTCAGGAAGCGGGTTCATGGGAATTTCATGATGTTTGACAAGACCAAGTGCACAGTGCTCCACCTGCGTCGAGGCAAGCCCTGGTATCAACACAGGCTGAGGGATGAACAGATTGAGAGCAGCCTTGCTGAGAAAGACCTGGGGGAgttggtggatgagaggctggatatgacccagccatgtgccgcccttgcagcccagaaagccaaatgtgtcctgggctgcatcaaaaacatgaccagcagggcaagggaggggattctgctcCTCTACTTTGCTCTGATGAGACCTCTCCTGGAGTGCTGAGTCCAGCTCTGGAGTCTCCAGCACAGGACAGATGTCGACCTGTTGAAACAAGTCCGGAGGAGGCCAACACATTGATCAGACCTCTCctatgagaaaaggctgagagaactggtattgttcagcctggagaaggtttTGGTTTGCCTAATTGCtcccttccagtacctgaagggagcctacaagaaagatggagagaaactTTTTTATAAGACCATGTAGAGACAGGATGAGGGGGAACGGCTTCACGCTGAAAGAGAGTAGTGTTAGAttagattttaggaagaaattctttactgcaaaggtggtgaggcactgtaACAGAGTgtccagaaaagctgtggatgatccatccctggaagtatttaaGACCAGGTcggatggagctctgagcaacctcatCTAGTAGAAAGTGtccctggccacagcactgggctttaaactaaatgatctttaaggtctctttcaacccaagccattctataaTTTTGGCCAGAAAAGTACCAGATCTAACAACTATAATATGAACAGCAAGATTCTGTTGATTTGGCTTTGTGAATGCAGAATATTTGGATTCAATCTCAGCTAATGTTGATATTCACAAAGACCCTTATCTTAAATCCTGGTTTCCTCcatttcttaattattttaagttCTCAAATGTGAAATAACTACAGTCCTTTTACTCTATTAATGGGTCAAAAGCCTTGGGCTCATAAAGACAAAATCCTACAGAATTATAGTGatgactgaaaataatttttttaaactgtatatAGGAAAAGCAT includes:
- the LOC103823810 gene encoding uncharacterized protein LOC103823810 isoform X1, which codes for MTSQQPRTGSSGRLPWMIGKNWDFLHQWYIKRACWLIVKSKHSVEHLDQILWLGNKADCLCLCKKSAVQEILISIIRLWDPDVKIFGSGTELRVSKKRSSPPKNSEILQKKHANQIMYVCFIEKFYPEVIRVTWTEDEKEVTDNVVKGDTWKSTKEDEYTIASWLTVPAESEDKKYYCKYEHEEESTSLPTQVASVKTSPQEEDCRTIFNRDQLMHKTAYLVYIILLLKSSVYNIIILFFIYRMWALTKHQGKKA
- the LOC103823810 gene encoding uncharacterized protein LOC103823810 isoform X2, which produces MTSQQPRTGSSGRLPWMIGKNWDFLHQWYIKRACWLIVKSKHSVEHLDQILWLGNKADCLCLCKKSAVQEILISIIRLWDPDVKIFGSGTELRVSKKRSSPPKNSEILQKKHANQIMYVCFIEKFYPEVIRVTWTEDEKEVTDNVVKGDTWKSTKEDEYTIASWLTVPAESEDKKYYCKYEHEEESTSLPTQASVKTSPQEEDCRTIFNRDQLMHKTAYLVYIILLLKSSVYNIIILFFIYRMWALTKHQGKKA